From the genome of Scytonema hofmannii PCC 7110, one region includes:
- a CDS encoding FAD-dependent monooxygenase: MKTVEFLSYINNLGINVWVENDKLRYRSLPGVMTPELLQDLKEHKEELIALLRQQAEDLSQAESYDVVICGGGLAGLTLARQLKLQNPHISIVVLDRIARPLPEASFKVGESTVEVGAFYLANTLQLTDYFEEQHLVKLGLRYFFNNSATNFQERPELGLSEFHAPNSYQIDRGKLENDLRKFIVEAGVELQEDSLVNEIDLAAGLQQHHKIVYTQGDGDRKKTNIIKARWVVDAMGRRRFLQRKLELDKPNNEQFSAVWFRVEGRFDVSDFVPNSEEKWHNRVPNKNRYYSTIHLCGEGYWVWTIPLSTGHTSIGIVARQDIHPLKNYHNYELAYQWLHKNEPILAFHLASKQPEDFRKMPKYSYSSKQVFSYNRWACVGEAGTFPDPFYSPGTDNIGFGNSLTAQMIELDLEGKLVRDTVEDANHFYLTYSDGVTFNIQNAYYCLGNGTVMSMKFIWDVLSGWTFSGLMMFNSIFLDREFRIKVQQINSKFFPLSYRMQQLFRHWANKSLHRVNFEFIDYLAIPFVDELRSRNLKYNQTHSEIIENYVISLKLLEEVAQVMFHLALEDTMPEMLPKVSSHSWLNAWAISLDASKWEADGLFEPKSEPRKLNMIKQQLWEAIGK; encoded by the coding sequence ATGAAAACAGTTGAATTTTTGTCTTATATCAATAATTTAGGAATAAATGTCTGGGTGGAAAACGATAAGCTGCGCTATCGTTCATTGCCGGGAGTAATGACTCCAGAATTACTGCAAGATTTAAAAGAACACAAAGAGGAATTAATCGCTTTATTGCGCCAACAAGCGGAGGATTTAAGTCAAGCAGAATCCTATGATGTTGTTATTTGTGGCGGTGGATTAGCCGGGTTAACCTTAGCACGACAGTTAAAACTTCAAAATCCTCATATTTCGATTGTTGTTCTCGATAGAATAGCTCGTCCTTTACCTGAAGCTAGTTTTAAAGTGGGAGAGTCAACTGTTGAAGTTGGAGCCTTCTATTTAGCGAATACTCTTCAGTTAACCGATTACTTTGAAGAGCAACATTTAGTAAAGCTGGGATTACGATATTTCTTTAACAATAGTGCTACTAATTTCCAAGAAAGACCCGAATTAGGACTTTCAGAGTTTCATGCTCCCAATTCTTATCAAATAGATAGGGGTAAATTGGAAAATGATTTACGCAAATTTATTGTTGAAGCGGGAGTCGAATTACAGGAAGATTCTTTAGTTAACGAAATCGATCTCGCGGCGGGGTTACAGCAACATCATAAAATTGTTTACACCCAAGGCGATGGAGATCGTAAAAAAACTAACATCATTAAAGCCCGATGGGTAGTTGATGCAATGGGTCGCCGTCGATTTCTACAAAGGAAACTAGAGTTAGATAAACCTAACAACGAGCAATTTAGTGCTGTTTGGTTTCGGGTTGAAGGTCGCTTTGATGTCAGCGATTTTGTTCCTAATAGTGAAGAAAAATGGCATAATCGCGTTCCTAACAAAAACCGTTATTATTCTACCATTCATTTATGCGGCGAAGGGTACTGGGTTTGGACAATTCCTTTGTCTACTGGTCATACCAGTATTGGGATTGTTGCTCGCCAAGACATTCATCCTTTAAAAAATTACCATAACTACGAACTAGCCTATCAGTGGTTACATAAAAATGAACCTATTTTAGCTTTTCACTTAGCAAGTAAACAACCTGAAGACTTTAGGAAAATGCCCAAGTATAGCTACTCCTCTAAACAAGTATTTTCCTACAATCGCTGGGCTTGTGTGGGTGAAGCAGGTACATTTCCCGATCCATTTTATTCTCCGGGTACAGATAATATTGGTTTTGGCAATTCATTAACTGCCCAGATGATTGAACTCGATCTTGAAGGTAAACTTGTTCGGGATACAGTTGAAGATGCTAATCACTTTTATCTAACCTATAGCGATGGAGTAACCTTTAATATTCAAAACGCCTATTATTGTTTGGGTAACGGCACAGTGATGTCCATGAAATTCATTTGGGATGTTTTGTCAGGATGGACATTCAGTGGTTTGATGATGTTTAATTCTATCTTCCTCGATCGAGAATTTAGAATTAAAGTTCAACAAATAAATAGCAAATTTTTCCCCCTTTCCTATCGGATGCAACAGTTATTTCGACATTGGGCTAATAAATCTTTGCATCGGGTTAATTTTGAATTTATTGATTATTTAGCAATTCCTTTTGTTGATGAACTGCGATCGCGGAACTTAAAATATAACCAAACGCACTCGGAAATCATTGAGAATTATGTGATTAGCCTAAAATTGTTGGAGGAAGTGGCGCAAGTTATGTTTCACTTAGCTCTAGAAGATACTATGCCAGAGATGTTACCTAAAGTTAGCTCGCATTCATGGTTAAATGCCTGGGCAATTAGTCTTGATGCTAGTAAATGGGAGGCTGATGGACTGTTTGAGCCTAAGAGTGAACCGCGAAAATTAAACATGATTAAACAACAACTTTGGGAGGCAATTGGCAAATGA